In Jejubacter calystegiae, the following are encoded in one genomic region:
- a CDS encoding YmiA family putative membrane protein: MSSPNDDLQRDPELKRKAWVAAFLVSALFWGGLLLLVWKFWG, translated from the coding sequence ATGTCATCTCCAAACGACGATCTGCAACGGGATCCGGAACTGAAGCGTAAAGCCTGGGTTGCGGCATTTCTGGTGTCGGCGCTGTTTTGGGGAGGTCTCCTTCTGCTGGTCTGGAAATTCTGGGGCTGA
- the cysB gene encoding HTH-type transcriptional regulator CysB gives MKLQQLRYIVEVVNHNLNVSSTAEGLYTSQPGISKQVRMLEDELGIQIFARSGKHLTQVTPAGEEIIRIAREVLSKVDAIKSVAGEHTWPDKGSLYVATTHTQARYALPGVIKGFIERYPRVSLHMHQGSPTQIAEAVSKGNADFAIATEALHLYDDLVMLPCYHWNRCVVVTPDHPLASKESLSIEELAQYPLVTYTFGFTGRSELDTAFNHAGLTPRIVFTATDADVIKTYVRLGLGVGVIASMAVDPVSDPDLVRIDAHDIFSHSSTKIGFRRSTFLRSYMYDFIQRFAPHLTRDVVDAAVALRSNDDIEAMFRDIKLPSK, from the coding sequence ATGAAATTACAACAGCTTCGTTATATCGTTGAGGTGGTTAACCATAACCTTAACGTCTCTTCCACCGCCGAAGGGCTTTATACTTCCCAGCCGGGCATCAGTAAGCAGGTGCGAATGCTGGAAGATGAGCTGGGCATTCAAATTTTTGCCCGTAGCGGTAAGCATTTAACCCAGGTCACCCCCGCCGGCGAGGAGATTATTCGCATTGCTCGCGAGGTGTTGTCCAAAGTGGATGCCATCAAGTCGGTGGCTGGCGAACACACCTGGCCAGACAAGGGCTCCCTGTATGTCGCTACCACCCATACCCAGGCCCGCTATGCGTTGCCGGGCGTGATCAAGGGATTCATAGAACGTTATCCGCGGGTATCGCTGCACATGCATCAGGGATCGCCAACCCAGATTGCCGAGGCCGTCTCTAAAGGCAATGCCGATTTTGCTATCGCTACCGAAGCGCTGCATCTGTATGACGATCTGGTGATGCTGCCCTGCTATCACTGGAACCGCTGTGTGGTAGTCACGCCTGACCATCCGCTGGCTTCTAAAGAGAGTCTTAGCATTGAGGAGCTGGCCCAGTATCCGCTGGTTACCTATACCTTCGGTTTTACCGGGCGCTCGGAGCTGGATACCGCCTTTAACCACGCGGGGCTGACGCCGCGTATCGTCTTTACCGCCACCGATGCCGACGTGATTAAGACCTATGTACGTCTGGGGCTGGGAGTAGGGGTGATAGCCAGTATGGCGGTGGATCCGGTATCCGATCCCGATCTGGTGCGGATTGATGCTCACGACATCTTTAGCCACAGTTCCACCAAGATAGGTTTTCGCCGCAGTACCTTCCTGCGTAGCTATATGTATGATTTCATTCAGCGCTTTGCGCCGCACTTAACTCGTGATGTGGTGGATGCCGCAGTGGCGTTACGCTCTAACGACGATATTGAAGCGATGTTCCGCGATATTAAGCTGCCATCGAAATAA
- the ymiC gene encoding small membrane protein YmiC produces the protein MNRHCVKYWSWLSAFSLSMAFWAQLVWVITR, from the coding sequence ATGAATAGACATTGCGTCAAATACTGGTCATGGCTGAGCGCCTTTAGCCTGTCAATGGCGTTCTGGGCTCAGCTGGTCTGGGTTATTACCCGCTAA